In one Desulfoferula mesophila genomic region, the following are encoded:
- a CDS encoding ferredoxin, which yields MARIVTVDLELCFGCGTCRSLCPRVFALEGEPRKCRVVDPSGDPGDPACVEFAIDSCPVEAIAWRQARPGGAKDS from the coding sequence GTGGCCAGGATTGTGACGGTGGACTTGGAGCTTTGCTTTGGCTGCGGCACCTGCCGCTCGCTGTGCCCCCGGGTCTTCGCCCTGGAGGGCGAGCCTCGCAAGTGCCGGGTCGTTGACCCCAGCGGCGACCCCGGCGACCCCGCCTGCGTGGAGTTCGCCATCGACTCCTGCCCGGTGGAGGCCATCGCCTGGCGACAAGCGCGCCCTGGCGGCGCAAAAGATTCTTGA
- a CDS encoding flavodoxin domain-containing protein, translated as MAKVLIAYASRTGKTETIANYIAEGVRFTGNEVEVKKISDIKDGAELAGYDGYIFGSPTYHRNMTGGMQQFLFKAENAGLAGKLAGAFGSYTHSGDAPGIIMDTMTHVFKMKPAELGSMNLLEDQVNTPDGIKAGQDYGRTVAGEL; from the coding sequence ATGGCCAAAGTTCTGATTGCCTACGCCAGCCGCACCGGCAAAACCGAAACCATCGCCAACTACATCGCCGAGGGCGTGCGTTTCACCGGCAACGAAGTCGAAGTCAAGAAGATCAGCGATATCAAGGACGGAGCCGAGCTGGCCGGTTATGACGGCTACATCTTCGGATCGCCCACCTACCACCGCAACATGACCGGCGGCATGCAGCAGTTTTTGTTCAAGGCCGAGAACGCCGGGCTGGCCGGCAAGCTGGCCGGGGCCTTTGGCTCCTACACCCACAGCGGCGACGCCCCGGGCATCATCATGGACACCATGACCCACGTGTTCAAAATGAAGCCGGCCGAGTTGGGCTCCATGAACCTGTTGGAAGACCAGGTCAACACCCCCGACGGCATCAAGGCCGGGCAGGACTACGGCCGCACCGTGGCCGGGGAACTCTAG
- a CDS encoding ferredoxin, whose product MSQKVVVDQETCIGCGNCEAVCPEVFKLDPAIDKSQVIKPEGGPDCVEDAIDQCPVEAISWQ is encoded by the coding sequence ATGAGTCAAAAAGTGGTGGTGGACCAGGAAACCTGCATCGGCTGCGGCAACTGCGAGGCGGTTTGCCCCGAGGTGTTTAAGCTGGACCCGGCCATCGACAAGTCCCAGGTGATCAAGCCCGAGGGCGGGCCGGACTGCGTGGAAGACGCCATCGACCAGTGCCCGGTCGAGGCCATCTCCTGGCAGTAG
- a CDS encoding TIGR01777 family oxidoreductase, translating into MQVFVTGGSGFVGTTLCARLRQSGHAVTVLTRSEKGAARLPAGVEACVGDPTAPGDWQEAAAACDAAVNLAGANLFNRWSEEYKALIRSSRVDTTRNLVAALARHQGEAPVLVSASAVGYYGPRGDEELSEQSPPGDDFLAKVCLEWEAEARAAAKFGARVACTRFGIVLGDGGGALGQMLPVFKLGLGGPLGSGRQWFSWIHQEDLVAALLFCLESQVSGALNCCAPHPVRNREFTRTLGRVLGRPALLPAPGFAVRLALGEMGSVVLTGQRVIPQALTRAGFSFKFPELEGALRDLLA; encoded by the coding sequence ATGCAAGTGTTCGTCACCGGGGGGAGCGGTTTCGTGGGGACCACCCTGTGCGCCCGTTTACGCCAAAGCGGCCACGCGGTGACGGTGCTGACCCGCAGCGAGAAGGGGGCGGCGCGCCTGCCCGCCGGGGTGGAGGCCTGCGTGGGCGACCCCACCGCCCCCGGCGACTGGCAAGAGGCGGCGGCGGCCTGCGACGCGGCGGTGAACCTGGCCGGGGCCAACCTCTTCAATCGTTGGAGCGAGGAGTACAAGGCCCTGATCCGCTCCAGCCGGGTGGACACCACCCGCAATCTGGTGGCGGCCCTGGCCCGCCACCAGGGCGAGGCGCCGGTGCTGGTCTCGGCCTCGGCGGTGGGCTATTACGGTCCCCGAGGCGACGAGGAGCTGAGCGAGCAGTCCCCGCCAGGGGACGACTTTTTGGCCAAGGTGTGCCTGGAGTGGGAGGCCGAGGCCCGGGCGGCGGCCAAGTTCGGGGCGCGGGTGGCCTGCACCCGCTTCGGCATCGTGCTGGGCGACGGCGGCGGGGCCCTGGGCCAGATGCTGCCGGTGTTCAAGCTGGGCCTGGGCGGTCCCCTGGGCTCGGGCCGCCAGTGGTTCTCCTGGATTCACCAGGAGGATCTGGTCGCGGCGCTCTTGTTTTGCCTGGAGAGCCAGGTGAGCGGGGCGCTGAACTGCTGCGCCCCCCACCCGGTGCGCAACCGGGAGTTCACCCGCACCCTGGGCCGGGTCCTGGGGCGGCCCGCCCTGCTGCCCGCGCCGGGCTTCGCGGTGCGCCTGGCCCTGGGGGAGATGGGCTCGGTGGTGCTCACCGGCCAGCGGGTCATACCCCAGGCCTTGACCAGGGCGGGATTTTCCTTCAAATTTCCGGAGCTGGAGGGGGCGCTCAGGGACTTGCTGGCTTAG
- a CDS encoding FAD-dependent oxidoreductase → MDRYPLLFEPITLNRLELKNRIVMPAMHLNYTPGGKVSDQLVAFYRERAAGGAGLIIVGGCVINEQAGGPIFISIKDDADVEGLSRLAQAAHAEGAAVGAQLYMAGAYAHAMLIGGQPVSASPHTSGFTKDECRALTLEEITQTQDDFASAARRAKDAGLDMVEILGSAGYLICQFLSPKINQREDEYGGSLENRMRFGLETIAKVRAAVGPDFCVGIRIAGNDFVPGSHTGDEAALFAKACEDAGVDMINVTGGWHETRVPQITQELPPGGFSYLARGVKWAVRSVPVAASNRMHSPELAEAVLARGDADLVCMGRPLLADPRLPAKAKTGHSELIRRCVACNQGCFDAIPQMKPVGCMVNPRAGREAKDTGPGKAERPQRVAVVGGGPGGCMAAITAARRGHHVVLFERAPELGGQIAWWNRPLMKTDFGSIPRWQKAQLTALGVELRLGTVATPEMVAELKPEAVVLASGATPTRPPIPGAELPHVLTAWELLQGKALARGRVVVIGGGAVGLETALYLARQGALTPEQSYFINLFGAETPEVVERLIAQGSHPVTVLEALPKMGAGIGRSTRWIVFGLLKRFGVTVHTKVQVKAIAEGSLTAVIDGQEQELEADTVVLATGTRPQAELASALQAQGLKVELVGDAAGEANALAAIAGGYRAGCRL, encoded by the coding sequence ATGGACCGCTACCCCCTGCTTTTCGAGCCCATCACCCTGAACCGGCTGGAGCTCAAAAACCGCATCGTCATGCCCGCCATGCACCTGAACTACACCCCGGGCGGCAAGGTGAGCGACCAACTCGTGGCCTTCTACCGCGAGCGGGCCGCCGGCGGGGCGGGGCTGATAATCGTGGGCGGCTGCGTGATCAACGAGCAGGCGGGCGGCCCCATCTTCATCAGCATCAAGGACGATGCCGACGTGGAAGGCCTGAGCCGCCTGGCCCAGGCGGCGCACGCCGAGGGCGCGGCGGTGGGGGCCCAGCTCTACATGGCCGGGGCCTATGCCCACGCCATGCTCATCGGCGGCCAGCCGGTGAGCGCCAGCCCCCACACCTCGGGCTTCACCAAGGACGAGTGCCGGGCGCTGACCCTGGAGGAGATCACCCAGACCCAGGACGACTTTGCCTCCGCCGCCAGGCGGGCCAAGGACGCGGGTCTGGACATGGTGGAGATATTGGGCTCGGCGGGCTACCTCATCTGCCAGTTCCTCTCGCCCAAGATCAACCAGCGCGAGGACGAATATGGCGGCTCGCTGGAAAACCGCATGCGCTTCGGTCTGGAGACCATCGCCAAGGTGCGCGCCGCGGTGGGGCCCGACTTCTGCGTGGGCATCCGCATCGCGGGCAACGACTTCGTGCCCGGCAGCCACACCGGCGACGAGGCGGCCCTTTTTGCCAAGGCCTGCGAGGACGCCGGGGTGGATATGATCAACGTCACCGGCGGCTGGCATGAGACCCGGGTGCCCCAGATCACCCAGGAGCTGCCTCCCGGCGGCTTCTCCTACCTGGCCCGGGGGGTCAAGTGGGCGGTGCGCTCGGTGCCCGTGGCCGCCAGCAACCGCATGCACAGCCCCGAGCTGGCCGAGGCGGTGTTGGCCCGGGGCGACGCGGACCTGGTGTGCATGGGCCGCCCGCTCTTGGCCGACCCGCGCCTGCCCGCCAAGGCCAAGACGGGCCACAGCGAGCTGATCCGCCGCTGCGTGGCCTGCAACCAGGGCTGTTTCGACGCCATCCCCCAGATGAAGCCGGTGGGCTGCATGGTCAATCCCCGGGCCGGTCGCGAGGCCAAGGACACCGGGCCGGGCAAGGCCGAGCGGCCCCAGCGGGTGGCCGTGGTGGGCGGCGGCCCCGGCGGCTGCATGGCGGCCATCACCGCCGCCCGGCGGGGCCATCACGTGGTGCTCTTCGAGCGGGCCCCGGAGCTGGGCGGGCAGATCGCCTGGTGGAACCGGCCGCTGATGAAAACCGACTTCGGCTCCATCCCCCGCTGGCAAAAGGCCCAGCTCACGGCCCTGGGGGTGGAGCTGCGCCTGGGCACCGTGGCCACCCCGGAGATGGTGGCCGAGCTTAAGCCCGAGGCGGTGGTGCTGGCCAGCGGGGCCACGCCCACCCGCCCGCCCATCCCCGGCGCGGAGCTGCCCCACGTGCTCACCGCCTGGGAGCTGCTACAGGGCAAGGCCCTGGCCCGGGGCCGGGTGGTGGTGATCGGCGGCGGGGCGGTGGGCCTGGAGACGGCGCTGTACCTGGCCCGCCAGGGAGCCCTGACCCCGGAGCAGAGCTATTTCATCAACCTGTTCGGGGCCGAGACCCCGGAGGTGGTGGAGCGGCTCATCGCCCAGGGCAGCCACCCGGTCACCGTGTTGGAGGCGCTGCCCAAGATGGGGGCGGGCATCGGCCGCTCCACCCGCTGGATCGTCTTCGGGCTGCTCAAGCGTTTCGGGGTGACGGTGCACACCAAGGTGCAGGTCAAGGCCATCGCCGAGGGCAGCCTCACCGCGGTCATAGACGGCCAGGAGCAAGAGCTCGAGGCCGACACCGTGGTCTTGGCCACCGGCACCCGGCCCCAGGCCGAGCTGGCCTCAGCGCTGCAGGCCCAGGGCCTCAAGGTGGAGCTGGTGGGTGACGCGGCCGGAGAGGCCAACGCCCTGGCGGCCATCGCCGGGGGCTACCGGGCGGGGTGCCGCCTATAG
- a CDS encoding cation:proton antiporter domain-containing protein, producing MEASLLRDMLIIYALAAVVVAIFQRIKVPPVVGFLLTGVLAGPHGLGLVGEVHQVEMLAEIGIILLLFTIGLEFSAAQLKQMRLPALVGGGLQVLGTAGAGAGAALLLGQGPGQAVFWGFILALSSTAIVLKLLQEKAALDSPQGRTVLGVLIFQDVAAVLMLLTIPFLAAAGTGGAAPAQAGWGLLLKGLAALVLLLVGARWVLPWFMSRMAATRNRELFIIAVVVILLVVLWLTSWAGLSLALGAFLAGLFLAGSRYSHQAVGSFMPMRDLFTSLFFVSIGMLLDLRFLLAHPGWVALGVGAVLVAKTLLAGGAALALAQPLRVALGVGLMLSQVGEFSFVVAKAGHGVGLISPQGYQLMLTVAVLTMALTPPAVWLGGKLAARTQQITLPRPPGMPAPADQDLMGHVIVVGYGINGQNVTRAARAAGIPYVVVEMNPLTVRRETAKGEPFIFGDAMNQAVLEHAGVLTARVVVVAIADPVATRHIVATVKDLNPALHLIARTRFLQEMGELYRLGADEVIPEEYETSVEIFARVLRRFLVPQAEIERLVGGLRAEGYEMLRGLEMPTEHGPDISKLISEVDIVTLQVMADAAAAGKTIAALGLRAKHGVTVLAVRRGRETLANPGADTVLTPGDFLVLMATPSALEGARALLR from the coding sequence ATGGAAGCCTCGCTGCTCAGAGACATGCTCATCATCTACGCCCTGGCCGCCGTGGTGGTGGCCATTTTCCAGCGCATCAAGGTGCCGCCGGTGGTGGGCTTTTTGCTTACCGGGGTGTTGGCCGGGCCCCACGGCCTGGGCCTGGTGGGCGAGGTGCACCAGGTGGAGATGCTGGCCGAGATCGGCATTATCCTGCTGCTTTTCACCATCGGCCTGGAATTCTCGGCGGCCCAGCTAAAGCAGATGCGCCTGCCCGCCCTGGTGGGGGGTGGGCTCCAGGTGTTGGGCACGGCCGGGGCCGGGGCCGGAGCGGCCCTGCTCCTGGGCCAGGGGCCGGGCCAGGCGGTGTTCTGGGGCTTCATCCTGGCCCTGTCCAGCACGGCCATCGTGCTCAAGCTTCTGCAGGAAAAGGCGGCCCTGGACAGCCCCCAGGGGCGCACGGTGCTGGGGGTGCTGATCTTCCAGGACGTGGCCGCGGTGCTCATGCTGTTGACCATCCCCTTTTTGGCGGCGGCCGGTACCGGCGGCGCGGCCCCGGCGCAGGCCGGGTGGGGCCTGTTGTTAAAGGGCCTGGCCGCCCTGGTTCTGCTTCTGGTGGGGGCCCGCTGGGTGCTGCCCTGGTTCATGAGCCGCATGGCCGCCACCCGCAACCGGGAGCTGTTCATCATCGCGGTGGTGGTGATCCTTTTGGTGGTGCTGTGGCTCACCTCCTGGGCCGGGCTCTCCCTGGCCCTGGGGGCCTTCTTGGCCGGGCTTTTCCTGGCCGGTTCGCGCTACAGCCACCAGGCGGTGGGCAGCTTCATGCCCATGCGCGATTTGTTCACCAGCCTGTTCTTCGTCTCCATCGGCATGTTGTTGGACCTGCGCTTCCTCCTGGCCCACCCCGGCTGGGTGGCCCTGGGGGTGGGGGCGGTGCTGGTGGCCAAGACCCTGCTGGCCGGGGGCGCGGCCCTGGCCCTGGCCCAGCCGCTTAGGGTGGCCCTGGGCGTGGGGCTCATGCTCAGCCAGGTGGGCGAGTTCTCCTTCGTGGTGGCCAAGGCGGGCCACGGCGTGGGGCTGATCAGCCCCCAGGGCTACCAGCTCATGCTCACCGTGGCGGTGCTCACCATGGCCCTCACCCCCCCGGCGGTGTGGCTGGGGGGCAAGCTGGCCGCGCGCACCCAGCAGATAACCCTGCCCCGTCCGCCGGGCATGCCGGCCCCGGCGGACCAAGACCTAATGGGCCATGTCATCGTGGTGGGCTACGGCATCAACGGCCAGAACGTAACCCGCGCCGCCCGGGCGGCGGGCATCCCCTACGTGGTGGTGGAGATGAACCCGCTCACCGTGCGCCGCGAGACGGCCAAGGGCGAGCCCTTCATCTTCGGCGACGCCATGAACCAGGCGGTGCTGGAGCACGCCGGGGTGCTCACCGCCAGGGTGGTGGTGGTGGCCATCGCCGACCCGGTGGCCACCCGCCACATCGTGGCCACGGTCAAGGACCTCAACCCGGCGCTGCACCTCATCGCCCGCACCCGCTTCTTGCAGGAGATGGGCGAGCTGTACCGGCTGGGGGCCGACGAGGTGATCCCCGAGGAGTACGAGACCTCGGTGGAGATCTTCGCCCGGGTGCTGCGGCGCTTTCTGGTGCCCCAGGCCGAGATAGAGCGCCTGGTGGGCGGGCTCAGGGCCGAGGGCTACGAGATGCTGCGCGGCCTGGAGATGCCCACCGAGCACGGGCCGGACATCTCCAAGCTCATCAGCGAGGTGGACATCGTCACCCTGCAGGTGATGGCCGACGCGGCGGCGGCGGGCAAGACCATCGCCGCCCTGGGCCTCAGGGCCAAGCACGGGGTCACCGTCCTGGCGGTGCGCCGGGGGCGGGAAACCTTGGCCAATCCGGGGGCGGACACGGTGCTCACCCCCGGCGACTTCCTGGTGCTCATGGCCACCCCCTCGGCCCTGGAGGGGGCCCGCGCCCTGCTACGCTGA
- a CDS encoding B12-binding domain-containing radical SAM protein has product MPDVLLINPAWGDRRPRRWPPLDLLGLAALLRGQGATVELADARAVPTAPAALKALAARADTVFITSSPLDRWQRPHLDTRGFAQTCRGLDHPRVVLLGVHGTLSPAEMLAATGAWTLVRGESEQAAPLARGADRSELPGAAWLQKGELRLGPEPAPVELAALPMPAFELAPPEFYEHEALGRRFALLETSRGCAHACRFCLKAMYGPGVRRKSVARVLAEAEAVARLGARCFYFMDLEFTGERERALELCAGLAGLGLGLSWGCQSRPDAVDPELLTALAGAGCRLVRYGVESGSPAVLEGLGKPLDPEAAREAVAATERAGMDSVCSFMLGLPGEGEAERAAILELARSLPAGWVSFQVAVPYPGTGLAADCPDSPAWSACDAQPSAHDELEAWRKRACRSFYLQPGRLARLLGKGRGSLRQNGARLLRELSR; this is encoded by the coding sequence ATGCCCGACGTGCTGCTCATAAACCCCGCCTGGGGCGATCGCCGCCCCCGCCGCTGGCCTCCCCTGGATCTGCTGGGCCTGGCCGCCCTGCTCCGGGGCCAGGGAGCCACGGTGGAGCTGGCCGACGCCCGCGCGGTGCCCACCGCCCCGGCGGCGCTCAAGGCTCTGGCCGCCCGGGCCGACACGGTGTTCATCACCTCCAGCCCCCTGGACCGCTGGCAGCGCCCCCATCTGGACACCCGGGGCTTCGCCCAAACCTGCCGCGGCCTGGATCATCCCCGGGTGGTGCTCCTGGGGGTGCACGGCACCCTGAGCCCCGCCGAGATGCTCGCGGCCACCGGGGCCTGGACCCTGGTGCGCGGCGAGAGCGAGCAAGCCGCGCCCCTGGCCCGCGGCGCCGACCGCTCCGAGCTGCCCGGCGCCGCCTGGCTGCAAAAGGGCGAGTTGCGCCTGGGGCCGGAGCCCGCTCCGGTGGAGCTGGCCGCCCTGCCTATGCCCGCCTTCGAGCTGGCCCCGCCGGAGTTCTATGAGCACGAGGCGTTGGGCCGGCGTTTCGCCCTGCTGGAGACCAGCCGGGGCTGCGCCCACGCCTGCCGCTTTTGCCTCAAGGCCATGTACGGACCCGGCGTGCGCCGCAAGAGCGTAGCGCGGGTGCTGGCCGAGGCGGAGGCCGTGGCCCGCCTGGGGGCGCGTTGTTTTTACTTCATGGACCTGGAGTTCACCGGCGAGCGCGAGCGCGCCCTGGAGCTGTGCGCCGGGCTGGCCGGGCTGGGCCTGGGCCTTAGCTGGGGCTGCCAGAGCCGCCCGGACGCCGTGGACCCCGAGCTGCTTACCGCCCTGGCCGGGGCCGGGTGCCGCCTGGTGCGCTACGGGGTGGAATCTGGCTCGCCGGCCGTGTTGGAGGGCCTGGGCAAGCCGCTGGACCCGGAGGCGGCCCGCGAGGCGGTGGCGGCTACTGAGCGGGCGGGCATGGACAGCGTGTGCTCGTTCATGCTGGGCCTGCCCGGCGAGGGCGAGGCCGAGCGCGCGGCCATCCTGGAACTGGCCCGCTCCCTGCCCGCCGGTTGGGTCTCCTTCCAGGTGGCCGTCCCCTATCCCGGCACCGGCCTGGCCGCCGATTGCCCCGACTCGCCCGCTTGGAGCGCCTGCGACGCGCAGCCCTCGGCGCACGACGAGCTGGAGGCCTGGCGCAAGCGGGCCTGCCGGAGCTTTTATCTGCAACCGGGGCGCTTGGCCCGGCTGCTGGGCAAAGGCCGGGGGAGCCTGCGGCAAAACGGCGCGCGGCTGCTTCGGGAGTTGTCCCGCTAG
- a CDS encoding RNA recognition motif domain-containing protein: MSSNIYVGNLSYDTTDDSLSNAFSQHGTVLSARVITDRMTGRSRGFGFVEMEDNGEAQAAIQAINGTSLDGREVKVNEAKPRESRDSRDSRPPRRW; encoded by the coding sequence ATGAGCAGTAATATCTATGTGGGCAACCTGTCCTACGACACCACCGATGATTCCTTGAGCAACGCCTTTTCCCAGCACGGCACCGTGCTCTCCGCTCGGGTCATCACCGACCGCATGACCGGCCGTTCGCGCGGCTTCGGTTTCGTGGAGATGGAAGACAACGGCGAGGCTCAGGCGGCCATCCAGGCCATCAACGGTACCTCGCTGGACGGCCGCGAGGTAAAGGTCAACGAGGCCAAGCCCCGCGAATCCCGCGACTCCCGCGACTCCCGTCCGCCTCGCCGCTGGTAG
- a CDS encoding lysophospholipid acyltransferase family protein produces the protein MAEGGMTRRLGMYGLHLFIVVQTIIWSIISILWFLVDSTGSLTHRYGARPWSRVLLWASRVKVETHGLENLERPEGGPMVLVCNHQSLFDILALLSGLPLDFKFVVKKELAKVPLWGYAMKKAGYIFVDRGQSGQAGELMRTAVERIKKGSAVLFFAEGTRSADGRLGEFKRGAFVLASQARADVAPVAIEGSAQVLPKKSWYIRPGRIKITVLPLISDPELKKNSRKLMKATHDTLSLALDAPRTEALAQT, from the coding sequence ATGGCCGAGGGGGGGATGACCCGGCGCCTGGGCATGTACGGGCTGCACCTATTCATCGTGGTGCAGACCATCATCTGGTCGATCATCTCCATCCTGTGGTTTTTGGTCGATTCCACCGGCAGCCTCACCCACCGCTACGGAGCCCGGCCCTGGAGCCGGGTTTTGCTTTGGGCCAGCCGGGTGAAGGTGGAGACCCACGGCCTGGAAAACCTGGAGCGCCCCGAGGGCGGGCCCATGGTCTTGGTGTGCAACCACCAGAGCCTGTTCGACATCCTGGCCCTGTTGTCCGGGCTGCCGCTGGATTTCAAGTTCGTGGTCAAAAAGGAGCTGGCCAAGGTGCCCCTGTGGGGCTATGCCATGAAAAAGGCGGGCTATATCTTCGTGGACCGCGGCCAGAGCGGCCAGGCCGGTGAGTTGATGCGCACGGCCGTGGAGAGGATCAAGAAAGGCAGCGCGGTGCTGTTTTTCGCCGAAGGCACCCGCAGCGCCGACGGCAGGCTGGGCGAGTTCAAGCGGGGGGCCTTCGTGCTGGCCTCCCAGGCCCGGGCCGACGTGGCCCCGGTGGCCATCGAGGGCTCGGCCCAGGTGCTGCCCAAAAAGAGCTGGTACATCCGGCCGGGGCGCATCAAGATCACGGTGTTGCCGCTCATCAGCGACCCGGAGCTCAAGAAAAACTCCCGCAAGCTAATGAAGGCCACCCACGACACCCTGTCGCTGGCTCTGGATGCCCCCCGGACCGAGGCCCTGGCGCAAACCTAA
- a CDS encoding beta-ketoacyl-ACP synthase III: MHNAKVVGAGSYTPETVVTNRDLEKVVDTSDDWITRRTGIKERRIATGGMVTSELAARAARQALEQSGVDACDLDLVVVGTVTPDRQFPSCACVLQEKIGARKAASMDVSAGCSGFIYALSVANNAIRCGEAEHALVVGAEVLSGVTNWSDRGTCVLLGDGAGAVVLSRTEEDTGIKAVHLRSDGSFGHLLYSVDKDCELPSLDIVPGINEQRPFYLVMDGKPLFKKAVECLEEITRWTLDKAQVKVEELALMVPHQANIRIINALAQRLGLTEDKVYTTIDRYGNTSSASIPMALAEAASVGRLAPKDKLLMVTFGAGLTWGASLVEWSI; this comes from the coding sequence ATGCACAATGCCAAAGTAGTGGGAGCCGGCTCCTACACTCCCGAAACGGTCGTCACCAACCGCGATCTGGAAAAGGTCGTGGACACCAGCGACGACTGGATCACCCGCCGCACCGGCATCAAGGAGCGGCGCATAGCCACCGGGGGCATGGTGACCAGCGAGCTGGCCGCCCGGGCCGCCCGCCAGGCCCTGGAGCAATCCGGGGTGGATGCCTGCGACCTGGACCTGGTGGTGGTGGGCACGGTGACCCCGGACCGCCAGTTCCCCTCCTGCGCCTGCGTGTTGCAGGAGAAGATCGGGGCGCGCAAGGCGGCCAGCATGGACGTCTCGGCCGGGTGCTCCGGCTTCATCTACGCTCTGAGCGTGGCCAACAACGCCATCCGCTGCGGCGAGGCCGAGCACGCCCTGGTGGTGGGGGCCGAGGTGCTCTCCGGGGTGACCAACTGGTCCGACCGGGGCACCTGCGTGCTGTTGGGCGACGGGGCCGGGGCGGTGGTGCTTAGCCGCACGGAGGAGGACACCGGCATCAAGGCGGTGCACCTGCGCTCCGACGGCTCCTTCGGCCACCTGCTCTATTCGGTGGACAAGGACTGCGAGCTTCCGTCCCTGGACATAGTGCCCGGCATCAACGAACAGCGTCCCTTCTATCTGGTGATGGACGGCAAGCCGCTTTTCAAAAAGGCGGTGGAGTGCCTGGAGGAGATCACCCGCTGGACCCTGGACAAGGCCCAGGTGAAGGTGGAGGAGCTGGCCCTGATGGTGCCCCACCAGGCCAACATCCGCATCATCAACGCCCTGGCCCAGCGCCTGGGCCTGACCGAGGACAAGGTCTACACCACCATCGACCGCTACGGCAACACCTCCTCGGCCTCCATCCCCATGGCCCTGGCCGAAGCGGCCTCCGTGGGCCGTCTGGCCCCCAAGGACAAGCTTTTGATGGTCACCTTCGGGGCGGGCCTCACCTGGGGCGCCTCCCTGGTGGAGTGGTCCATCTGA